A part of Aspergillus flavus chromosome 5, complete sequence genomic DNA contains:
- a CDS encoding salicylate hydroxylase, producing the protein MDLKYEFPPQQQEGKEWFNFPTEIERSLTSVFAPRNILIVGAGIAGISCALALSKELTPFVPDLQITIFERHDILSTSGGAINLTPVAQRHLDRLGVLDELDKMGTEGGTDVEAIELFSSRSGRPLGSIDFTDQKGNGFGGYKGRRVMRIVLSVAMLAVVERTKNINVVFGKKLIRGEENEDEATLHFQDGTTATGDLVLGCDGVHSATRTHWVSPEHPSEYTGISFLQTVIDAKSIKSPIHFRSTSMNISRHGSLLASYCDREHDQIFLAAIVQFNEANLPSCKIENGQDWVTQHRIKNALHEEMQARFGKSGVPCIREMTSKSGDWMLYPVYQVRPNARWHTDRALLLGDAAHAMPPRDESAAYALDDAILFSRILAKHRHEPLPVAFKAYEDLRRHTVNTAFKASRRMWEKNRDMGFLEGRLKELTFPLYIRNHRQEREAAWAFDATQITIPMPVEGGSLYSHGKSDTS; encoded by the exons ATGGATCTAAAGTATGAATTCCCTCCGCAACAACAAGAGGGCAAAGAATGGTTTAATTTCCCTACCGAGATTGAACGCTCCCTCACCTCCGTCTTTGCTCCCCGgaacatcctcatcgtcggcgCTGGCATCGCCGGCATCTCCTGTGCCCTCGCCCTCTCCAAAGAACTCACTCCCTTCGTCCCCGACCTTCAGATCACCATCTTCGAACGCCATGAcatcctctccacctccgGCGGCGCCATCAACCTCACCCCCGTCGCCCAGCGCCACCTCGACCGCCTCGGCGTCCTCGACGAGCTCGACAAAATGGGCACCGAAGGCGGCACAGACGTCGAAGCCATCGAGCTCTTCTCCAGCCGTTCCGGCCGCCCACTAGGCAGCATCGATTTCACAGACCAAAAAGGGAACGGATTCGGTGGATATAAGGGCCGCCGGGTAATGCGGATCGTCCTCTCGGTTGCTATGCTGGCCGTGGTGGAGCGGACAAAGAACATCAACGTCGTATTCGGGAAGAAGCTCATCCGCGgcgaagaaaacgaagacGAAGCCACCCTGCACTTCCAAGACGGCACCACCGCAACCGGTGACCTGGTCTTGGGCTGCGACGGCGTGCACTCGGCGACCCGCACCCACTGGGTATCTCCGGAGCATCCGTCCGAGTATACCGGCATCTCCTTCCTGCAGACCGTCATCGACGCCAAGAGTATCAAGTCTCCGATCCATTTTCGCTCCACCTCCATGAATATCTCCCGTCATGGCTCCTTACTGGCCAGCTACTGTGATCGAGAACACGACCAGATCTTCTTGGCGGCTATCGTGCAGTTCAATGAGGCCAATTTGCCCTCCTGTAAGATCGAAAACGGACAGGACTGGGTCACACAACATCGGATCAAGAATGCCTTGCACGAGGAGATGCAGGCTCGCTTCGGGAAGTCCGGAGTTCCTTGCATCCGTGAGATGACGAGTAAATCGGGCGATTGGATGCTCTATCCCGTGTACCAGGTCCGGCCGAATGCACGTTGGCATACGGATCGGGCTTTGCTGCTCGGTGATGCTGCACACGCT ATGCCTCCACGCGACGAATCCGCCGCCTACGCCCTCGACGACGCAATCCTCTTCTCCCGCATCCTCGCCAAACACCGTCACGAACCCCTCCCCGTCGCCTTCAAAGCCTACGAAGACCTCCGTCGCCACACCGTCAACACAGCCTTCAAGGCCTCCCGTCGCATGTGGGAGAAGAACCGGGACATGGGATTCCTCGAGGGCCGGCTCAAAGAATTGACCTTCCCTCTCTACATCCGTAATCATAgacaggaaagagaagccgCGTGGGCATTCGATGCAACGCAGATCACGATCCCCATGCCAGTTGAGGGGGGTTCATTGTATTCTCATGGGAAGTCGGATACTTCATAA